One genomic region from Rhodococcus sp. SBT000017 encodes:
- a CDS encoding ABC transporter substrate-binding protein: MTTSRITRAFSAPRAVAAVAALALSVTALTACGGNSDPLSSGGGESNSDTNSIIIGSANFPESETVANIYAEALRANGFEVSTKLNIGSREAYIPAVRDGSIDLIPDYTGNLLQYLDESATATSSEDVLAALPAALGDDLTVTAQAPGEDKDAVVVTRQTATERNLTTIGDLAPFSSEVTFAGTPEFQERVGGLPGLRDKYGLDISPGNYIPISDGGGPATVEALVSGQVVAADIFTTAPSIAQNDLVVLEDPENNFAAQNIIPVLRTSKQSDKLTQVLDAVSAQITTEELIALNTRVSGDEKVEPAAAAADWVADKGLDQPVS, from the coding sequence ATGACCACCTCCCGAATCACGCGCGCGTTCTCCGCTCCGAGGGCAGTGGCAGCCGTTGCCGCACTCGCTCTCTCGGTCACCGCTCTGACCGCCTGCGGCGGAAATTCGGACCCACTGTCCAGCGGTGGCGGCGAGAGCAACAGCGACACCAACTCCATCATCATCGGCTCGGCCAACTTCCCCGAGTCCGAGACCGTGGCGAACATCTACGCCGAGGCCCTGCGCGCCAACGGTTTCGAGGTGAGCACCAAGCTCAACATCGGCAGCCGCGAGGCCTACATTCCCGCAGTGCGAGACGGGTCGATCGACCTGATCCCCGACTACACCGGAAACCTGCTGCAGTACTTGGACGAATCCGCGACCGCCACGTCCTCCGAGGACGTCCTGGCTGCGTTGCCCGCCGCACTGGGCGACGACCTCACCGTGACAGCGCAGGCACCGGGCGAGGACAAGGACGCCGTCGTCGTCACTCGCCAGACCGCCACCGAGCGCAACCTCACCACCATCGGCGATCTCGCCCCGTTCTCCTCCGAGGTGACGTTCGCCGGTACGCCGGAGTTCCAGGAGCGCGTCGGCGGTCTGCCCGGTCTGCGAGACAAGTACGGCCTGGACATCTCGCCCGGCAACTACATCCCGATCTCCGACGGCGGCGGCCCGGCCACGGTGGAGGCGCTCGTCTCCGGGCAGGTCGTCGCGGCCGACATCTTCACCACCGCACCTTCGATCGCACAGAACGATCTCGTCGTCCTCGAGGACCCGGAGAACAACTTTGCGGCCCAGAACATCATTCCGGTGCTGCGCACGTCCAAGCAGTCCGACAAGCTCACTCAGGTGCTCGACGCCGTCTCGGCACAGATCACCACCGAAGAGTTGATCGCGCTGAACACGCGAGTCTCCGGTGACGAGAAGGTCGAACCCGCGGCAGCAGCAGCGGATTGGGTAGCGGACAAGGGTCTGGATCAGCCGGTCAGCTGA
- a CDS encoding alpha/beta hydrolase, producing the protein MKSFYIPLPIVAAALKPFYRVALNSRFSFRTQRLILEAGAPLQTLPHGTVAQKLTLAGRRAERITVGATERDTAILYLHGGAYTIGSINTHRSLAAHLARESASAVYVLDYRLAPENPYPAGLDDAVAAFRELVRLHGFTADRIAIAGDSAGGGLTVATARRLVDDGTSPAALGLISPWVDPGARDAAKDRDLVVNTGWSYSSADAYLGAGDPLDQGFAPLLGNLDGLPPVVMHVGTDEVLYAQITAFADKLRLSGVELEHVEYKKLWHVAHLQASILREAAQAVQHMGSYLGRKVRATQTGTASQVALTEPAAGDLA; encoded by the coding sequence GTGAAGTCGTTCTACATTCCGCTGCCGATCGTCGCGGCCGCGTTGAAGCCGTTCTATCGCGTCGCGCTGAATTCGCGCTTCTCGTTTCGCACGCAGCGGCTGATCCTCGAAGCCGGGGCTCCGCTGCAGACGCTCCCCCACGGAACCGTCGCGCAGAAGTTGACGCTCGCCGGGCGTCGAGCAGAGCGCATCACCGTCGGGGCGACCGAACGTGACACCGCGATTCTGTACCTGCACGGCGGCGCGTACACGATCGGTTCGATCAACACGCATCGGTCACTGGCCGCGCATCTGGCCCGGGAATCGGCCAGCGCCGTCTACGTGCTCGACTACCGGTTGGCCCCGGAGAATCCGTACCCGGCAGGTCTGGACGACGCCGTGGCGGCGTTCCGCGAGCTGGTCCGACTGCACGGATTCACTGCGGACCGCATCGCCATTGCAGGCGATTCCGCAGGTGGAGGGTTGACGGTTGCCACCGCCCGGCGTCTGGTGGACGACGGCACCAGCCCGGCCGCCCTCGGCCTGATCTCGCCGTGGGTCGATCCCGGAGCGCGCGACGCCGCGAAGGACCGCGATCTCGTGGTCAACACCGGCTGGTCGTACAGCTCGGCCGACGCCTATCTGGGCGCGGGCGATCCACTGGACCAGGGCTTTGCTCCACTGTTGGGAAACCTGGACGGATTGCCCCCGGTCGTCATGCACGTCGGCACCGACGAGGTGTTGTACGCGCAGATCACCGCGTTCGCGGACAAGCTGCGACTGTCCGGCGTGGAGCTCGAACACGTGGAATACAAGAAGCTCTGGCACGTGGCCCATCTACAGGCGTCGATCCTGCGGGAGGCGGCTCAGGCCGTCCAGCACATGGGCTCGTACCTGGGGCGCAAGGTCAGGGCAACGCAGACGGGCACAGCGTCACAGGTTGCGCTCACCGAGCCAGCGGCCGGCGACCTCGCCTGA
- a CDS encoding multifunctional oxoglutarate decarboxylase/oxoglutarate dehydrogenase thiamine pyrophosphate-binding subunit/dihydrolipoyllysine-residue succinyltransferase subunit — translation MSSSSTTQFGQNQWLVDEMYQRFKQDPSSVDASWHEFLTGYDPDAAADETAGSNGAAGNGAASNGSSTKSAPPAAPAPPAKPAASAPDKTDAPKAAAPKAAPKAAAPKAEASKPAAAAKPAEKKAAPAKSAPAKPAAAEFGEESSKILRGAAAAVAKNMSASLQIPTATSVRAIPAKLMVDNRLVINNHLARTRGGKISFTHLLGYAIVQAVKAFPNMNRHFAEVDGKPNAVTPAAINLGLAIDLPGKDGNRSLVVAAIKNTQDFTFTQFYNAYEDIVRRARDGKLTGEDFQGVTISLTNPGGIGTVHSVPRLMNGQGAIIGAGAMEYPAEFQGASDERLAEFGVGKLMTLTSTYDHRIIQGAESGDFLKTIHNLLISDEFYDELFHSLKIPYEPIRWRKDLPEGTVDKNTRVLELIAAYRNRGHLMADTDPLQFTKDKFRMHPDLDVISHDLTLWDLDREFKVGGFHGKDKMKLRDVLSVLRDSYCRHVGVEYTHILETEQVTWLQERVEAKHVKPTVAQQKYILSKLNAAEAFETFLQTKYVGQKRFSLEGAESVIPMMDSVIDQSAEYALDEVVIGMPHRGRLNVLANIVGKPYSKIFTEFEGNMNPAAAHGSGDVKYHLGAEGTYIQMFGENDIKVSLTANPSHLEAVDPVLEGLVRAKQDLLDKGTGQGGYSVLPLMLHGDAAFAGQGVVAETLNLSDLRGYRTGGTVHIVVNNQVGFTTSPEFSRSSEYCTDVAKMIAAPIFHVNGDDPEACAWVAQLAVDFRQKFHKDVVIDMICYRRRGHNEGDDPSMTQPAMYDVIDTKRSVRKSYTESLIGRGDISLKEAEDALRDYQGQLERVFNEVRELEKYTPEPSESVELDQQLPAKLTTAVDKAVLHRIGDAHLDVPDGFNVHPRVKPVLEKRREMAHEGKVDWAFGELLALGSLVDEGRNIRFSGQDTRRGTFTQRHSVIIDRKTGAEYTPLQNIGSDNPGKFMVYDSALSEFAAVGFEYGYSVGNPDALVMWEAQFGDFVNGAQSIIDEFISSGEAKWGQLSDVVLLLPHGHEGQGPDHTSGRIERFLTLCAEGSMTVALPSTPANYFHLLRRHARDGIRRPLIVFTPKSMLRNKAAVSNIEDFTDGKFHSVFDEPTYDTGTGDRNAVKRVLMVSGKLYYELLARKQKDNRDDVAIVRVEQLYPVPVRRIREALESYPNATEFRWVQEEPANQGAWPFFGLALPELMPEKLVGIKRISRRAMSAPSSGSSKVHAVEQLEIIDEAFNAVGEG, via the coding sequence CGGCCAAGTCCGCTCCCGCAAAGCCCGCCGCAGCCGAGTTCGGTGAAGAGTCGAGCAAGATTCTGCGCGGCGCTGCTGCCGCGGTGGCGAAGAACATGTCCGCCTCGTTGCAGATTCCGACCGCGACCAGTGTGCGTGCGATCCCGGCCAAGCTCATGGTCGACAACCGCCTCGTGATCAACAACCATCTCGCTCGCACCCGCGGCGGCAAGATCTCGTTCACACACCTGCTCGGCTATGCCATCGTGCAGGCCGTCAAGGCGTTCCCGAACATGAACCGCCACTTCGCCGAGGTCGACGGCAAGCCGAACGCCGTCACTCCGGCAGCGATCAACCTCGGTCTCGCGATCGACCTGCCCGGCAAGGACGGCAACCGTTCCCTCGTCGTTGCTGCCATCAAGAACACGCAGGACTTCACGTTCACGCAGTTCTACAACGCGTACGAGGACATCGTGCGTCGCGCTCGCGACGGCAAGCTCACCGGTGAGGACTTCCAGGGCGTCACCATCTCGCTGACCAACCCGGGTGGAATCGGAACCGTGCACTCGGTGCCGCGTCTGATGAACGGCCAGGGAGCCATCATCGGTGCAGGTGCCATGGAATACCCGGCGGAGTTCCAGGGAGCCAGCGACGAGCGTCTCGCCGAGTTCGGCGTCGGCAAGCTCATGACGCTGACCTCGACGTACGACCACCGCATCATTCAGGGTGCGGAGTCGGGCGACTTCCTCAAGACGATCCACAACCTGCTGATCAGCGACGAGTTCTACGACGAGCTGTTCCACTCGCTGAAGATCCCCTACGAGCCCATTCGCTGGCGCAAGGATTTGCCCGAGGGCACGGTCGACAAGAACACCCGCGTGCTCGAGCTCATCGCGGCGTACCGCAACCGCGGTCACCTGATGGCCGACACCGATCCGTTGCAGTTCACCAAGGACAAGTTCCGGATGCACCCGGACCTCGACGTGATCAGCCACGACCTCACGCTGTGGGATCTCGACCGCGAATTCAAGGTCGGCGGATTCCACGGCAAGGACAAGATGAAGCTGCGGGACGTGCTCAGCGTTCTGCGCGACTCGTACTGCCGCCACGTGGGCGTCGAGTACACCCACATCCTCGAGACCGAGCAGGTCACCTGGTTGCAGGAGCGCGTCGAGGCCAAGCACGTCAAACCGACTGTGGCGCAACAGAAGTACATCCTCAGCAAGCTCAACGCAGCCGAGGCGTTCGAGACGTTCCTGCAGACCAAGTACGTCGGGCAGAAGCGCTTCTCGCTCGAAGGTGCCGAGTCGGTCATCCCGATGATGGATTCGGTCATCGACCAGAGCGCCGAGTACGCCCTCGACGAGGTCGTCATCGGCATGCCCCACCGTGGACGGCTCAACGTGCTCGCCAACATCGTCGGCAAGCCGTACTCGAAGATCTTCACCGAGTTCGAGGGCAACATGAACCCGGCCGCCGCACACGGCTCCGGCGACGTGAAGTACCACCTCGGTGCCGAGGGCACGTACATCCAGATGTTCGGCGAGAACGACATCAAGGTCTCGCTCACCGCGAACCCGTCGCACCTCGAAGCCGTCGACCCCGTTCTCGAAGGCCTCGTCCGTGCCAAGCAGGACCTGCTGGACAAGGGCACCGGCCAGGGCGGTTACTCCGTTCTGCCGCTGATGCTGCACGGAGACGCGGCATTCGCAGGCCAGGGCGTCGTCGCCGAGACGCTGAACCTGTCCGATCTGCGGGGCTACCGCACCGGCGGCACCGTGCACATCGTCGTCAACAACCAGGTCGGCTTCACCACCTCACCGGAGTTCTCGCGTTCGTCCGAGTACTGCACCGATGTGGCGAAGATGATTGCCGCACCGATCTTCCACGTCAACGGCGACGACCCCGAGGCGTGTGCCTGGGTGGCTCAGCTGGCGGTGGACTTCCGTCAGAAGTTCCACAAGGACGTCGTCATCGACATGATCTGCTACCGCCGTCGCGGCCACAACGAGGGCGACGACCCCTCGATGACGCAGCCGGCGATGTACGACGTGATCGACACCAAGCGCAGCGTCCGCAAGAGCTACACCGAATCGCTCATCGGCCGTGGAGACATCTCGCTCAAGGAAGCCGAGGACGCGCTCCGCGACTACCAGGGTCAGCTCGAACGCGTCTTCAACGAGGTACGCGAACTCGAGAAGTACACCCCGGAGCCCAGCGAATCGGTCGAACTCGACCAGCAGTTGCCTGCCAAGCTCACCACGGCCGTCGACAAGGCCGTGCTGCACCGTATCGGCGATGCGCACCTCGACGTTCCCGACGGCTTCAACGTGCACCCGCGCGTCAAGCCGGTGCTCGAGAAGCGTCGCGAGATGGCACACGAGGGCAAGGTCGACTGGGCATTCGGCGAGCTGTTGGCGCTCGGATCATTGGTCGACGAGGGGCGCAACATCCGCTTCTCCGGCCAGGACACCCGCCGCGGCACGTTCACCCAGCGTCACTCGGTGATCATCGACCGCAAGACCGGTGCCGAGTACACGCCGCTGCAGAACATCGGCAGCGACAACCCCGGCAAGTTCATGGTCTACGACTCCGCGCTCAGCGAGTTCGCAGCCGTCGGCTTCGAGTACGGCTACTCCGTGGGCAACCCGGACGCACTGGTGATGTGGGAAGCGCAGTTCGGCGACTTCGTCAACGGCGCACAGTCCATCATCGACGAGTTCATCTCGTCCGGTGAAGCCAAGTGGGGTCAGCTCTCCGACGTCGTGCTGCTGCTGCCGCACGGCCACGAAGGCCAGGGTCCCGACCACACGTCCGGACGCATCGAACGCTTCCTGACGCTGTGCGCCGAAGGCTCGATGACCGTCGCACTCCCCTCGACCCCCGCGAACTACTTCCACCTGCTGCGCAGGCACGCGCGTGACGGTATCCGTCGCCCGCTGATCGTCTTCACCCCGAAGTCGATGCTGCGCAACAAGGCAGCAGTGAGCAACATCGAGGACTTCACCGACGGCAAGTTCCACTCGGTGTTCGACGAGCCCACCTATGACACCGGCACCGGAGACCGCAATGCGGTCAAGCGCGTGCTGATGGTCAGCGGCAAGCTCTACTACGAACTGCTCGCTCGCAAGCAGAAGGACAACCGCGACGACGTCGCGATCGTTCGCGTCGAGCAGCTCTACCCCGTGCCGGTCCGTCGCATCAGGGAAGCCCTCGAGAGCTACCCGAACGCCACCGAGTTCCGTTGGGTTCAGGAAGAGCCTGCGAACCAGGGTGCCTGGCCGTTCTTCGGTCTCGCACTGCCCGAGCTCATGCCCGAGAAGCTGGTCGGCATCAAGCGCATCTCGCGTCGCGCAATGTCCGCCCCGTCATCGGGATCGAGCAAGGTGCACGCCGTCGAGCAGCTCGAAATCATCGACGAGGCCTTCAACGCAGTCGGCGAAGGCTAG
- a CDS encoding SDR family oxidoreductase, with the protein MSTFTGKVAVVTGAGSGIGRALALELAGRGAKLALSDVDTAGLDETVRRVEALGAEVKSDFLDVSQRETVLDYAEAVVAHFGKVNQIYNNAGIAYHGDVEKSSFKDIERIVDVDFWGVVNGTKAFLPHIQASGDGHIINISSLFGLLAMPSQSAYNAAKFAVRGFSESLRMEMLISKAPVKVTVVHPGGIKTAIARNATVAENFDQADVAKFFDAKLAKTTPIDAAKTILKGVEKGKGRVLIGSDAIALDLLQRITGSRYQGLVAMVSKRAMPRTKK; encoded by the coding sequence ATGAGCACATTCACAGGCAAGGTGGCCGTCGTCACCGGCGCGGGCTCGGGAATCGGCCGCGCGTTGGCCCTCGAGCTGGCCGGACGCGGAGCGAAGTTGGCACTGTCCGACGTCGACACCGCCGGACTCGACGAGACCGTTCGACGGGTCGAGGCGCTGGGTGCCGAGGTCAAATCGGATTTCTTGGATGTCTCCCAGCGCGAGACCGTGCTGGACTACGCCGAGGCCGTCGTCGCGCATTTCGGCAAGGTCAACCAGATCTACAACAACGCAGGCATCGCGTACCACGGTGACGTCGAGAAGTCATCGTTCAAGGACATCGAGCGCATCGTCGACGTCGATTTCTGGGGAGTCGTCAACGGCACCAAGGCATTTCTGCCGCACATCCAGGCCTCCGGCGACGGCCACATCATCAACATCTCCAGCCTCTTCGGCTTGCTGGCCATGCCGTCGCAGTCCGCGTACAACGCCGCGAAGTTCGCCGTCCGAGGGTTCAGCGAATCGCTGCGCATGGAGATGCTGATCTCGAAGGCACCGGTGAAGGTGACCGTGGTGCACCCCGGTGGCATCAAGACCGCCATCGCCCGCAACGCCACCGTCGCCGAGAACTTCGACCAGGCCGACGTTGCGAAATTCTTCGACGCCAAGCTGGCCAAGACCACCCCGATCGACGCGGCCAAGACCATCCTCAAGGGCGTCGAGAAGGGCAAGGGCCGGGTACTGATCGGGTCCGACGCCATCGCGCTCGATCTGCTGCAGCGCATCACCGGTTCGCGGTACCAGGGCTTGGTCGCCATGGTGTCCAAGCGGGCGATGCCACGCACGAAGAAGTAG
- a CDS encoding TetR/AcrR family transcriptional regulator, with amino-acid sequence MAFVNSPAASTTKRTRLSPQQRRAQLIELGTEMLADRPLEQISVEDIADQAGVSRGLLFHYFASKQEFHLEIVRESSRVMLERTAPDPSLPPYEILRDSIANYVDYVTDKRQMYVSLLRGTPSGDPQMRAVFEDTRSAMADRTLAQLGGIDIEVTPTIVLAVRGWIAFVEETTINWLTAPELGRDELIDLNVNALPAVALAPGMITALLGTNPDTDADA; translated from the coding sequence ATGGCGTTCGTGAACAGCCCCGCCGCATCGACCACGAAGAGGACCAGACTCAGTCCGCAGCAACGACGAGCGCAACTGATCGAGCTCGGCACCGAGATGCTCGCCGACCGCCCCCTCGAACAGATCTCCGTCGAGGACATCGCAGACCAAGCAGGTGTCTCCCGAGGCCTTCTGTTCCACTACTTCGCCTCCAAGCAGGAGTTTCACCTCGAAATCGTGCGTGAATCCTCGCGCGTCATGCTAGAACGCACCGCACCCGATCCTTCGCTGCCACCGTACGAGATTCTGCGCGATTCCATCGCGAACTACGTCGATTACGTCACCGACAAGCGGCAGATGTACGTCTCCCTCCTGCGCGGCACCCCCAGCGGCGACCCGCAGATGCGCGCGGTGTTCGAGGACACCCGTTCCGCCATGGCCGACCGAACGCTGGCGCAACTCGGGGGAATCGACATCGAGGTCACCCCCACCATCGTGTTGGCCGTCCGCGGCTGGATCGCATTCGTCGAGGAAACGACCATCAACTGGCTCACCGCGCCGGAGCTGGGCCGCGACGAACTGATCGACCTCAACGTCAACGCCCTCCCCGCTGTCGCCCTGGCGCCGGGAATGATCACCGCACTCCTGGGAACGAACCCCGATACCGACGCGGACGCCTGA
- a CDS encoding NAD(P)/FAD-dependent oxidoreductase, with protein sequence MSLPVTDTSDRATTPRHVDTLIIGSGFAGLGAAIKLTKAGKKDFVVLERGHDVGGTWRDNTYPGAACDVPSHLYSYSFALNPDWTRSFSTQPEIQKYIAGVARKYGVMDKHVFGTDVTSARWNAETSRWDVETTTGNYTAKIVVSAVGALCEPNLPDIKGIHDFKGDVFHSAQWNHDVSLAGKRVAVIGTGASAIQIVPAIAGQVEHLDVYQRTAPWILPRADRPYTKLERFAFKHVPGFQRLSRSGIYAMRETQVVGLAKAPAFMKPLQWASENHLRTQIKDKALRAKVTPNFRIGCKRMLISNAYYPALAKSNVDLVTDGIAEVREGSIVTKDGTERPIDALVVATGFHVTDSPAYHGITGKDGRTLAETFEDGGQQGYKGAAVANFPNMFFLVGPNTGLGHTSMVFMIESQINYLVDALNTIDKHDIGTIEVRKDVQDEYNVTLQDQLAKSVWMNGGCASWYLDKHGNNTTLWPGFTFEFRRITRNFDLDAYRSVATADLPSGSSANNSAGNNTDKVSAR encoded by the coding sequence ATGAGTCTTCCCGTAACAGATACTTCGGACCGTGCAACGACGCCGCGTCACGTCGATACGCTGATCATCGGCAGCGGATTCGCCGGCCTCGGCGCCGCGATCAAGCTGACGAAAGCAGGCAAGAAGGACTTCGTCGTGCTCGAACGCGGCCACGACGTCGGCGGCACCTGGCGCGACAACACCTACCCCGGTGCCGCCTGCGACGTGCCGTCGCACCTGTACTCCTACTCGTTCGCGCTGAACCCGGACTGGACGCGCTCGTTCTCCACGCAGCCCGAGATCCAGAAGTACATCGCCGGGGTGGCGCGTAAGTACGGCGTCATGGACAAGCACGTGTTCGGTACGGATGTGACCTCGGCTCGCTGGAACGCCGAGACGAGCCGCTGGGACGTCGAGACCACCACCGGCAACTACACCGCCAAGATCGTCGTCTCGGCCGTCGGCGCGCTGTGTGAGCCGAACCTGCCCGACATCAAGGGAATTCACGACTTCAAGGGCGACGTCTTCCACTCGGCTCAGTGGAATCACGACGTCTCGCTCGCCGGCAAGCGCGTCGCCGTCATCGGTACCGGCGCGTCGGCGATCCAAATCGTGCCCGCCATCGCGGGCCAGGTGGAACACCTGGACGTGTACCAGCGCACCGCGCCGTGGATCCTTCCCCGCGCCGACCGTCCGTACACCAAGCTCGAGCGCTTCGCCTTCAAGCACGTTCCCGGATTCCAGCGCCTCTCACGTAGCGGCATCTATGCGATGCGCGAGACCCAGGTCGTCGGACTGGCCAAGGCTCCGGCCTTCATGAAGCCGCTGCAGTGGGCGTCGGAGAACCACCTGCGCACCCAGATCAAGGACAAGGCCCTGCGCGCCAAGGTCACCCCGAACTTCCGCATCGGCTGCAAGCGCATGCTGATCTCGAACGCGTACTACCCGGCGTTGGCCAAGAGCAACGTCGACCTCGTCACCGACGGCATCGCCGAGGTCCGCGAGGGCTCCATCGTCACCAAGGACGGCACCGAACGCCCGATCGATGCGCTCGTCGTCGCCACCGGCTTCCACGTCACCGACTCCCCCGCGTACCACGGCATCACCGGCAAGGACGGCCGCACACTGGCCGAAACCTTCGAGGACGGCGGACAGCAGGGTTACAAGGGTGCGGCGGTCGCGAACTTCCCCAACATGTTCTTCCTGGTGGGCCCCAACACCGGCCTGGGCCACACCTCGATGGTGTTCATGATCGAGTCGCAGATCAACTACCTGGTCGACGCGTTGAACACCATCGACAAGCACGACATCGGCACCATCGAGGTGCGCAAGGACGTCCAGGACGAGTACAACGTGACGCTGCAGGACCAGCTCGCCAAGAGCGTCTGGATGAACGGCGGGTGCGCCAGCTGGTACCTCGACAAGCACGGCAACAACACGACGCTGTGGCCGGGCTTCACCTTCGAGTTCCGCAGAATCACCAGGAACTTCGATCTCGATGCGTACCGTAGCGTCGCTACCGCAGACCTGCCCTCCGGATCGTCGGCGAACAACTCCGCCGGCAACAACACAGACAAGGTGTCCGCACGATGA
- a CDS encoding glycine betaine ABC transporter substrate-binding protein — protein MTVRSSVLAAALVMSIAGLVGGCSAGTSADPAAAPVVVGAGSSDLSRLLAQIYAGGLRSTGANVSVEEDMGDRADYLAALDRGEVTMVPDLTGELLRTFDTLSAATEAEDVYTELNRSLPAGLSVGDYATAEDRLAIAEASGSESGDETVTEFLGREERTVGIVDGQVDPMDVLVEGTRSSTFTGASFTDVTPYADAQSAVDGLNAGEVDVLAIRTASFGPLAKDLTTLPDDDHVYPAQNVVPLYANGVLDESALRSFSVVAGELTTADLADMIGEVRNGVPSGEVAGRWLGERNL, from the coding sequence ATGACAGTGCGATCGTCGGTTCTGGCAGCGGCCCTGGTGATGTCGATCGCCGGACTGGTCGGCGGATGCAGTGCGGGCACGTCGGCCGACCCGGCTGCCGCGCCCGTCGTCGTCGGAGCAGGCAGCTCGGATCTTTCGCGTCTGCTCGCGCAGATCTACGCCGGGGGACTGCGGTCGACGGGAGCGAACGTCTCGGTCGAGGAAGACATGGGCGATCGGGCCGACTACCTCGCGGCGCTGGACCGCGGGGAGGTGACGATGGTTCCCGACCTGACCGGAGAGCTGCTGCGCACCTTCGACACTCTGTCCGCGGCAACCGAGGCCGAGGACGTCTACACAGAACTGAACCGATCACTGCCGGCCGGTCTGTCGGTGGGGGATTACGCCACCGCCGAGGATCGACTTGCCATCGCGGAGGCGTCGGGCAGTGAATCGGGCGACGAGACGGTGACCGAGTTCCTGGGGCGTGAGGAAAGAACCGTGGGAATCGTGGACGGCCAGGTCGATCCGATGGACGTCCTTGTGGAAGGCACGAGGAGCTCCACGTTCACGGGGGCGTCCTTCACCGATGTCACCCCGTATGCCGATGCGCAGTCCGCCGTCGACGGCTTGAACGCCGGGGAGGTCGACGTACTGGCGATTCGCACCGCGTCGTTCGGCCCGTTGGCGAAGGATCTGACCACGCTGCCCGACGACGACCATGTGTATCCGGCGCAGAACGTGGTTCCGCTCTACGCCAACGGAGTGCTCGACGAGAGTGCTCTGAGGTCGTTCTCGGTGGTGGCGGGGGAGCTGACGACTGCGGACCTCGCCGACATGATCGGCGAGGTCCGCAACGGCGTTCCGTCAGGCGAGGTCGCCGGCCGCTGGCTCGGTGAGCGCAACCTGTGA
- a CDS encoding ABC transporter ATP-binding protein, producing MITFEHVNKTYPDNTTAVDSLDLVIEPHSFTVFVGPSGCGKTTSMRMINRMITPTSGVITVDGRNIADTDAVKLRRGIGYVIQSAGLLPHRTVVDNVATVPVLNGESRRAARKAALDVLERVGLDPAFASRYPAQLSGGQQQRVGVARALAADPPILLMDEPFSAVDPVVREELQIEMLRLQADLKKTIVFVTHDIDEAVRLGDRIAVFGPQGRLQQYDKPETVLAAPATSFVASFVGRDRGYRGLSFRSAQAVTMHPIHTATQDEIHGLRLDQGQWVLVVDEQRRPLGWIDATGVEKVRDGRSIDESTAAGGSLFLEGGDLRQALDAAISSPSGIGVAVDASGAAVGSVDGAEILEHLAAQRKSEDSERNRHHFLSSGDSDQ from the coding sequence ATGATCACCTTCGAGCACGTCAACAAGACGTACCCCGACAACACCACCGCGGTCGACTCTCTGGACCTGGTGATCGAGCCCCACTCGTTCACCGTGTTCGTGGGGCCGTCCGGCTGCGGCAAGACCACGTCGATGCGGATGATCAATCGCATGATCACGCCCACCTCGGGCGTGATCACGGTCGACGGTCGCAACATCGCGGACACCGACGCGGTGAAGCTGCGCCGCGGTATCGGCTACGTCATTCAGAGTGCCGGGTTGTTGCCGCACCGCACCGTCGTCGACAACGTCGCCACGGTGCCGGTACTGAACGGCGAATCGCGTCGCGCTGCACGCAAGGCTGCGCTCGACGTCCTCGAGCGCGTCGGCCTGGACCCGGCATTCGCCTCGCGCTACCCGGCGCAACTGTCCGGCGGGCAGCAACAGCGGGTGGGTGTGGCCCGGGCGCTGGCCGCCGACCCGCCGATCCTGTTGATGGACGAGCCCTTCAGTGCGGTGGACCCGGTGGTTCGTGAAGAACTGCAGATCGAGATGCTGCGATTGCAGGCCGATCTGAAGAAGACGATCGTCTTCGTCACCCACGACATCGACGAGGCCGTCCGGCTCGGCGATCGCATCGCGGTCTTCGGACCACAGGGCCGACTGCAGCAGTACGACAAGCCGGAGACCGTACTCGCCGCACCGGCAACGTCGTTCGTGGCGTCGTTCGTCGGCCGCGATCGCGGCTACCGCGGGCTGTCGTTCAGGTCGGCGCAGGCGGTAACCATGCACCCGATCCACACGGCGACGCAGGACGAGATCCACGGCCTCCGACTGGACCAGGGGCAGTGGGTTCTCGTCGTCGACGAGCAGCGCCGTCCGCTCGGGTGGATCGACGCGACCGGAGTCGAGAAGGTGCGCGACGGCCGGAGCATCGACGAGAGCACGGCGGCGGGTGGCTCGCTGTTCCTCGAGGGCGGCGATCTGCGTCAGGCACTCGACGCGGCGATCTCCTCGCCGTCGGGAATCGGTGTCGCGGTCGATGCGTCCGGGGCGGCCGTGGGTAGCGTCGACGGTGCGGAGATCCTCGAACACTTGGCTGCGCAACGTAAGTCGGAGGACTCCGAGCGCAACCGGCACCACTTCCTCTCCAGCGGGGACTCCGACCAGTGA